In Symmachiella dynata, the following are encoded in one genomic region:
- a CDS encoding BatA domain-containing protein: MTFANPLGLLGLLSLPVILGIHLYHRRFPPLEIAGLHLWAVESEVRLAGRRRDRLPITLTLILELLAALFLTLIISQPRFGEVDSVTHLVAVLDDSASMSGGPPGEATFREQAIGELRQRMDEYGSDSVVTLIQSGARPVMLAGPAVPWSEAETRLSQWQPQATRHNFAPAWDLAQQVADQTGQLLFLTDHVPTTETNPAAMEIISVGRKLENVAVTTAVWEFDAATGVGNVHLRLTNLGEEAADAQVTGRSGSTPIFEKAITIPAGGKSALNLTVPGGVGKLNIDVTSPRDGLVLDNRVQLIEPQVRTVGVAVELPEGPARDLFRRSLQALPNVAVVSADAADLIVTTSDRLPAAESNAWWLGIGPLNPSEAARKAAKNLIGPYVIEKENPLLDGVTLAGVIWAGVQPVTQEATPLISVGKTPLLAQLVGTRAAAYLLNIDLEQSSLSESPDWPILISNLIELRRSDLPGLNRWNYRLGEGVRFRLYNGLVDPAGESDPKPLMLVHDGGQRTLPRGSVIDILPPNTAGVYEIREGESTVGRFAVNFEDAEESNLKLLFPGGRQPAQPNPTALYQIDPKYSWILVAATFLTLVLLLLNWWVVKSPRTAA, from the coding sequence ATGACGTTCGCCAATCCACTCGGCCTGCTCGGCCTCTTGTCCCTGCCTGTGATTCTCGGGATTCACCTCTATCACCGCCGGTTTCCGCCGTTGGAGATTGCGGGTTTGCATTTGTGGGCTGTGGAGAGTGAAGTGCGATTGGCTGGGCGGCGACGGGATCGGTTGCCGATCACGTTGACGTTGATTCTGGAATTGTTAGCAGCCCTGTTTTTGACGTTGATCATCAGCCAACCCCGCTTTGGTGAGGTGGACAGCGTCACGCATCTGGTGGCTGTGCTGGATGATTCTGCCTCCATGAGCGGTGGTCCGCCGGGGGAAGCGACGTTTCGCGAGCAAGCGATTGGGGAATTGCGGCAGCGGATGGACGAATATGGCAGTGATAGCGTAGTGACATTGATTCAATCCGGCGCGCGACCGGTGATGTTGGCCGGTCCCGCTGTGCCGTGGAGTGAAGCCGAGACGCGTCTGTCGCAATGGCAACCGCAGGCGACGCGGCACAACTTCGCCCCCGCCTGGGACCTTGCCCAACAAGTCGCCGATCAAACCGGCCAACTGTTATTTTTGACCGATCATGTTCCCACCACGGAGACCAATCCCGCTGCGATGGAAATCATCTCCGTCGGTCGCAAATTGGAGAACGTCGCCGTCACGACCGCCGTTTGGGAATTCGATGCGGCGACCGGGGTGGGTAATGTCCATCTGCGTTTGACCAATTTGGGCGAAGAGGCGGCCGATGCGCAAGTGACAGGGCGGTCGGGGAGCACGCCGATTTTTGAAAAGGCGATCACGATTCCAGCCGGCGGCAAATCGGCGCTCAATCTCACCGTCCCGGGTGGTGTGGGGAAGCTCAATATTGATGTAACGTCGCCGCGCGACGGGTTGGTGTTGGACAATCGTGTGCAACTAATCGAACCCCAGGTCCGCACTGTGGGGGTCGCGGTCGAATTGCCCGAAGGCCCCGCACGCGACCTATTTCGCCGCTCGCTACAGGCGTTGCCCAACGTGGCAGTCGTTTCGGCCGATGCGGCGGATTTGATCGTAACCACCTCCGATCGACTGCCCGCTGCCGAGAGCAATGCTTGGTGGTTGGGCATTGGTCCGCTCAATCCCAGCGAAGCAGCCCGCAAGGCGGCCAAGAATCTGATTGGGCCCTACGTGATTGAAAAGGAAAACCCTCTGCTCGACGGGGTCACGCTCGCCGGGGTCATTTGGGCCGGTGTGCAGCCGGTCACGCAAGAAGCGACGCCACTAATCAGCGTGGGCAAGACGCCGCTGCTGGCGCAACTCGTCGGCACCCGCGCCGCGGCCTATTTGCTCAATATCGACCTCGAGCAATCCAGCCTCAGCGAAAGCCCCGACTGGCCGATTTTAATCAGCAATCTCATCGAGCTGCGCCGCAGCGACCTGCCCGGCCTGAACCGGTGGAACTACCGACTCGGCGAGGGAGTCCGCTTTCGGCTATACAACGGATTGGTCGACCCGGCCGGCGAATCCGATCCGAAGCCATTGATGTTAGTGCACGACGGAGGACAACGGACCTTACCCCGCGGGAGTGTGATTGACATCCTCCCTCCCAATACTGCGGGCGTCTACGAAATTCGTGAAGGTGAGTCGACAGTCGGCCGATTTGCCGTGAACTTTGAAGATGCCGAGGAATCCAACTTAAAACTCCTCTTCCCCGGCGGCCGCCAACCCGCCCAGCCCAACCCCACGGCGCTGTACCAGATTGATCCTAAATACTCCTGGATCCTGGTCGCAGCAACGTTCTTAACGCTCGTGCTGTTGCTACTCAATTGGTGGGTCGTGAAATCGCCACGCACTGCCGCGTGA
- a CDS encoding tetratricopeptide repeat protein, with translation MAGTAELIAQGLQRHQAGEWDAAARLYAQALDVTPRFPEALHLLGVLAHQRGAHDQAVAHIQQAIAENPSEAAYHSNLGSAQHALGQYDAAVDSYGAALRLDPGRPETHHNLGNTFSARREFREAAASFQSAIALDSQYAKAYMQLGRVSQRLGQHEEAVTALRRAIELAPGLVAAYELLADSLRRLGQRDEAIEVYEQFLLHDPNCAPAIYNKGVIELDDYRLMAAGLSFARAIELAPDFPEAYCNLGITYLAQGRVREAIENFRAAVRIRPEYAMARSNLLMALHYDPATDEETLYEEHLQWSAVLERVETPVLANTRDPHRRLRIGYVSPDFREHAVSHFFEPILRQHCREAVHVTCYADVAKPDATTTQLQSLADNWRNVHGLSDNEFAAHVRRDEIDLLIDLAGHTAGNRMTAFARRLAPVQVSYIGYGSTTGLTCMDYRIVDHVTNPADETSWHTEELARHPLGFSCYAPPHDAPPVTVPPSIETGRVTFGCFNNIDKISPPVVQLWAQLINAVPGSRLFLKTRAFNDPGVTAAWRQKFAAAGLAPQRLELLGRSRTVAEHLAEYRHVDIALDPFPYTGSTTTCEALWMGVPVVSLRGNNYVGRMTASLLETLGATELIADTQDAYKAIAVGLATDARSLLSYRKDLRGAMAGSAICNATAYTRGLEDLYRDMWQRWCGEQR, from the coding sequence ATGGCCGGCACTGCGGAATTGATTGCTCAGGGATTGCAGCGGCATCAAGCCGGTGAGTGGGATGCCGCTGCGCGTTTGTATGCTCAAGCATTGGATGTCACGCCCCGCTTTCCAGAGGCTCTGCACCTGCTGGGCGTGTTAGCACATCAGCGCGGGGCGCATGACCAAGCTGTGGCGCATATCCAGCAGGCCATTGCTGAGAACCCGAGTGAAGCGGCGTATCATAGCAATCTGGGGAGCGCCCAACACGCACTGGGGCAATATGACGCTGCTGTCGATAGTTATGGCGCCGCTTTGCGACTGGATCCAGGACGACCCGAGACGCACCACAATCTCGGCAATACCTTCTCCGCCCGCCGGGAGTTTCGAGAGGCAGCGGCCAGCTTTCAATCGGCCATTGCTCTCGATTCGCAGTACGCCAAGGCATACATGCAACTTGGTCGCGTATCGCAACGTCTCGGGCAGCATGAGGAAGCCGTTACTGCACTGCGACGGGCCATTGAACTGGCCCCAGGATTGGTGGCGGCCTATGAGTTGCTCGCGGATTCGTTGCGTCGGTTGGGGCAACGGGACGAGGCGATTGAAGTTTATGAACAATTCTTGTTGCACGACCCAAACTGCGCGCCAGCCATCTACAACAAGGGTGTCATCGAGCTGGATGACTATCGCTTGATGGCCGCTGGGTTATCATTTGCTCGGGCCATTGAGCTGGCCCCGGATTTCCCGGAAGCCTACTGCAATCTGGGGATCACATATTTGGCGCAGGGACGTGTGCGGGAGGCGATCGAAAACTTTCGCGCAGCAGTGCGCATCCGTCCCGAATATGCGATGGCACGCAGCAACCTATTGATGGCGCTGCATTACGACCCGGCGACTGATGAAGAGACCCTGTACGAAGAACATTTGCAGTGGTCAGCAGTCCTGGAGCGAGTCGAGACGCCCGTGCTGGCAAACACGCGCGATCCACACCGCCGGTTACGCATCGGCTACGTCTCACCCGATTTTCGGGAGCATGCGGTTTCGCACTTTTTTGAACCGATCCTCCGCCAGCATTGCCGCGAGGCTGTGCATGTCACTTGTTACGCCGATGTGGCCAAGCCGGATGCGACGACGACGCAATTACAATCACTGGCCGACAATTGGCGCAACGTGCACGGGTTATCGGACAATGAGTTTGCCGCTCACGTTCGCCGGGATGAAATCGATCTGCTCATCGATCTTGCCGGACACACCGCCGGCAACCGCATGACCGCCTTCGCTCGTCGCTTGGCGCCGGTACAAGTCAGCTACATCGGCTACGGCAGCACCACGGGGCTGACGTGCATGGATTATCGTATTGTCGACCACGTGACAAACCCGGCGGACGAAACCTCCTGGCATACCGAAGAGTTAGCGCGACATCCTCTCGGATTTTCCTGTTACGCCCCACCGCATGATGCGCCGCCGGTGACAGTTCCGCCGTCGATCGAAACGGGACGTGTTACCTTTGGTTGTTTTAACAACATTGATAAAATCTCACCGCCGGTTGTGCAGCTGTGGGCGCAGCTGATCAATGCGGTGCCTGGTTCGCGGTTATTCTTAAAGACACGGGCCTTCAACGACCCAGGTGTTACCGCAGCTTGGCGCCAAAAATTCGCCGCCGCTGGATTAGCGCCGCAACGTTTGGAGTTATTAGGCCGCAGCCGGACCGTGGCGGAGCATCTTGCAGAGTATCGTCATGTCGACATCGCTCTGGACCCGTTTCCCTACACCGGTTCGACGACCACCTGTGAGGCGTTGTGGATGGGAGTGCCGGTCGTTTCGCTCCGTGGAAACAATTACGTGGGCCGCATGACGGCGAGCCTGCTGGAAACCCTCGGTGCAACGGAGTTGATCGCCGATACGCAGGACGCCTACAAAGCCATCGCAGTAGGTCTGGCGACAGATGCCCGGTCCCTCTTGTCATATCGAAAAGATTTACGAGGTGCGATGGCTGGTTCGGCGATTTGCAACGCAACGGCGTATACGCGCGGCTTGGAGGATCTTTACCGTGACATGTGGCAGCGGTGGTGTGGGGAGCAACGATGA